Below is a genomic region from Eupeodes corollae chromosome 1, idEupCoro1.1, whole genome shotgun sequence.
AAAATAATGAAATGGATATTGAATTCCTTCCAtatctttcctttttttggttATGTGATGATAACAATACTGAataaggctaggcgcgcacatgcaactcttagtttcgaaactgtttggtttctaatctgagcactatagacttatacgagagtccgcgcacatgcagaaaccattcggtcgcccattcgagcaactttttagtttgtgttttgacacaaactaaacGATCACCCCAAACCAATTAATTAGTTTGTGTCACATGGAATTTTAGGTAACTGCGCGCacattcaactaaatcgttgaacaattttctttaagtgcaagagagaaaaaaaaataggcaatgttttcctttcacaaaaaattctgaGGGAAGAGTACCACCTTACATCTCAATTTCACTAGTTTTCTCTTTCATACATTGATTGCGAAAATTTATTAGTTGCTTAAACccataaaaaatgtctgtatccTACTATGATACACGTAactgcgcgcacatgcaactaaaTAGTTTCTTTCGTATGTTTGTATTAGTGCATTTCAGTGGAATGATTCTTTAAAGTGTGACGAGGTTAGTAGGATAGTTCCAGACGCGCAGAATAATATATCCTTCTCgtatgtttgttttcataattcaattgctactttttaaacgtcaaatgtatttatgtactgAAAGGAGgtggttattattatttgtaactcaaaacaaaacatattttttaatttttattttattttcagattattaTGTACTTCAATCGTATCAAAGTGCgtcatcgtttaaaaaatggaataaagcacaattatttcaaatgatGTTTCGCCTCTCACAAATGGGAATGGCAAGAGTAAAACAACGCTGTCGCCGTCGAATGCTATCAACCAGACTGCAAATGGAATTGTATACAATAAAGAGTAACATAAACAACACTGAAACGGAAAAACAACCACGGGAGCAAATCTTCATTCGAAAAGGTTCCTCTACACACAGCCTTCCTAGTATATCTTGGCTTTTACCTGCTCATGATATTGGGCTACATCAATCAATGTATGTGTGCCCGAAAAGTAGCTAAACAAAATAATCGAGAGGTAAGATGACGATTTGAATCGATTTGAAATTCACGAACTGACATACTGAGTCTGAAATTCCATTTGTTTCCAGGGCTATGTTACGCTATACGATACCTTCGAGAATTCTATTCACGGTATGTCTATTGCTGGAATTTCCCAATTTGCAGTGTCCCTGGTAGGGAGGTAACTCTCAAAGATCGCATAACCAAGGATTACGGTTGGACATTTGAGTTCACTGGAAAAGAAACAAGATGCTTGAACAGCGTTGCAGAACAGACGGCTTGGCTTTAGACAGTCCCCGTTGTAAAGTGTGTTGGAGTGTTCGATTGTCCGAAGTTATTGCAttgaagaagaaatacaaaCCTTATTTGCATTTGTATGAGACGCATAGTGTGGTAGCAATGGGACCAAATGGTCGCGGTACTGTCGACTATTATGGCGCCGATCCGAAAGATGTTGATATTCTAATGGgcaaatttaaaagctttggcAGTGCTGGTGGTTATATTGCTGGAACAAAggtaaagatttattaaaaggTGTCAATCGTatccaaaacaaattcattgtttttaaatattttgtttttttttcttggtggtctgttaaatatttggttttaaaataaacaaatataattcttttctcttttaaaatatattagttATCCCAAGCGTTCACTTTGAGTCGaatattatttgattatttatttgtaaaatgtgaattatataaattttattattttattttacagagcTGTAGGTCGTACACAAACTTTCCGTAAGGTAGCGGTTGTTGGAGTTGGGTTTCCTGCCACTCCAATTGTGGAATGACGTACATATACGCTTAAGAGAAGTTTGATTATGCCTTACAAGTGAATAGTGATTGATGAAATAAGTGATTCAGTAATCAGTTGGCCTAAAGTATTCATGTAAAGTAAGAGATTCTAATCcgattatttattaagttaaaaggaataaataaataataataaataaataaataaggtcaTTTTATAATTCGTTTAAtaagaatttcatttatttgatgtATCTtcccatatacatatatataagtatAAAGTTAGTTACTAAAGATCTATTATATTTCtatcactaaaaataaataagtaaagcaaaattgaaagatgttttattttcatcgcAGTAGGAAAAAGCGGAGTtctagatacattttttgaaattgcccTTTTACAAGGCGTTGTGAGTTCAACGGGTGAACCCAATATTGCCTTTTGATTGCAGGTTTATTCCTTCTTTCTAATTCAAACGCACATATCAGTGCCATTATGTAAAAATCCATGCCCAGAAAATTTTgaccttcaaaaaacaaaaaatatattttatataattttgtattccaacaatatatctactcttttctttcataagaaaaaaaataggacaaatttgaaactattttgtttcgtgtatatgagatagaaatagtgaataaatgttttctgtgtattggtttatttcgttgattacttttggagttgcttatgtgcgcgatgtttgggcaactgacgatcaaactatttggtttcgaaaaagttgcatgtgcgcgcctagcctaagAGTTGAAATCTTTAGAATGTGTCAATTTTCTTAGTCGAATGGCAAACCCATAATCCATTCAACAAATAGCGACAGCcctgatatttttttcattagaatCAAACTAACCCAAGTACTGACACTACTCAAATTCGGatgtgtcaaataaaaaaatattctaaaaactCAAACCAAAAGTTGTTAGCTTGCCgacgaatttttgtttaaataaaacatttttcttgcaaaaatggctacaaatttaaaactcacTAAAAAGAAATACACGCAGAATGATTTGCGGCGTTTAATGCAGgaacaaaaatccaaaaccCAGCAACGTGTGGTCGAGCAAAAGATTGATTCGCCTCTAgcaaaatatcctttttaaaccaaatacatttttctttaattgtttaaatttttattatgcACATCTTAGGttcatttcacaatttattttcCTTAACCAATTTAATTTACGTATAACGATCAAGGTCAACTTACATGCATACTTTGCAAAAGCGTCGTACGCTCGGAATCCGTATGGAAAGTTCACATCAACACAAAAGCCCACAAGGCTAATGTCGAAGTCGCAAAGAAACTCAAGGAACAATTACAACAACAATCCACCACCAACCAAAATCAGCTGAAACGATCTAATGCAACAGGAGCAACAGATAATCATGACGTttccaaagaaaagaaaatcaaattggcaAATGAAAAATTGCGTGAACCAGCCCATGGCAATGGTGGAGTACCGAGTGATTTCTTTGATAACAATGCCAAGCCACATACTGTGTCTATCCTCTCAAAAGGATCTATTGAAATTAGTACAACAAAGTCAACTGAAGCCGATGCGAAAGACGAAGTTCTGCCCGAAGGATTCTTTGATGATCCCATCAAAGATGCTAAAATCCGAAATCTAGAATACAAAGATCCTCAAGACGAGGAATGGGATCGGTTTCAGCGTGAAATCAAAGAAGCAGCGACACTTTCGAATGAAATAATTGCCGGCGAGCAGGAAGAAGCTACTGTTGAGAGACAAATCAAAGAAATCGACGAGCAAATCGAAAGATGGTCCAAAGTATTGGACTTg
It encodes:
- the LOC129939631 gene encoding zinc finger protein 830, whose translation is MATNLKLTKKKYTQNDLRRLMQEQKSKTQQRVVEQKIDSPLAKYNDQGQLTCILCKSVVRSESVWKVHINTKAHKANVEVAKKLKEQLQQQSTTNQNQLKRSNATGATDNHDVSKEKKIKLANEKLREPAHGNGGVPSDFFDNNAKPHTVSILSKGSIEISTTKSTEADAKDEVLPEGFFDDPIKDAKIRNLEYKDPQDEEWDRFQREIKEAATLSNEIIAGEQEEATVERQIKEIDEQIERWSKVLDLEKKKEYVSSKLKERPVKMDEDSTDESEPDDENFDEFPDWRAKKFHR